A DNA window from Hordeum vulgare subsp. vulgare chromosome 1H, MorexV3_pseudomolecules_assembly, whole genome shotgun sequence contains the following coding sequences:
- the LOC123398093 gene encoding proline-rich receptor-like protein kinase PERK2, with the protein MDSFEDLNPHMPGRDLVGARRSYGLPYVDLIATWAVWIGLRHEILCPPHIFHPPPASFLPLFSFLPPPVLCPPIASPHGAHHSAHGLLRALLLPYTPLPSHPIPSHQQKGEKNTREGDPPQPSQSFLTSPAGPYVVPRLLLPQPRPYSLPPHLPTPPNPPLSPTPWHTETTSSTRRSPTLTSNPSTAWSLRTSARDPRAPRPPSMAGMASEGSQFDTKNYDSEMKELLHRKVRDAIGAGLVPLSRMTMEVPALTMALK; encoded by the exons ATGGATTCTTTTGAGGACCTGAACCCCCACATGCCAGGGAGGGACCTCGTAGGAGCGCGACGCAGCTATGGGCTGCCCTATGTCGACCTGATCGCCACTTGGGCCGTGTGGATCGGCCTTCGACATGAAATT CTTTGTCCTCCTCACATTTTCCATCCACCCCCTGcctcctttcttcctctcttctccttcctccctcctcccGTGCTCTGTCCTCCCATCGCCTCCCCTCATGGAGCTCATCACTCCGCACATGGCCTCCtccgtgccctcctcctcccgtacactcccctcccctcccatcCCATCCCTTCCCATCAGCAGAAAGGAGAGAAGAACACAAGGGAGGGAGATCCACCACAACCCAGCCAAAGCTTTCTCACCTCGCCGGCAGGTCCCTATGTCGtcccccgcctcctcctcccccagcCCCGACCATATTCCCTTCCGCCACACCTGCCTACTCCGCCTAATCCACCGCTGTCTCCAACTCCGTGGCATACGGAGACAACATCATCAACCCGCCGCTCACCTACTTTGACTTCCAACCCTTCGACCGCATGGAGCCTGCGCACGTCCGCCCGGGATCCACGCGCTCCTCGCCCACCTT CCATGGCAGGAATGGCATCGGAAGGTTCCCAGTTTGACACTAAGAATTATGATTCTGAGATGAAGGAGCTGCTGCAccggaaggtccgagatgctattGGTGCTGGTCTTGTTCCTTTGTCTAG GATGACCATGGAAGTCCCAGCCCTGACTATGGCCCTCAAGTGA